Proteins from one Sabethes cyaneus chromosome 2, idSabCyanKW18_F2, whole genome shotgun sequence genomic window:
- the LOC128734919 gene encoding eIF-2-alpha kinase GCN2 isoform X1 codes for MASSNNTVERKETYRERQEIELEVIRSIYESQVEDLRSPEGKWRPLEVRLHLTPQKGSECEAYVRTDLHISCPKNYPKYPPKIELENTVGLSTTLVNELLELLKQQADKLKGEVMIYELINVVESFLHQYNVPPKGSFYDEMLANQKRLAMDRQNTLKAEEDQRRQEVQSELQKRKKELARTRKESKHSITEASPLHRNTSSSENSEGSSFNGSCNICPNPRRSETLFCRDGRKIVKGACLGHSQDGCVAYSGIDIQTGQLLYLTEWKVDLNEDGNIASGKTPDEFVAGIEKLAAGLVPLKHKNIISYEGVVCKIGNDSIDIFVAQDFILGTSVFALTGALGWSVQGASMVAKGILEALIYLHNNGVSHDGLSDSNVFLDNSGCIRVAAFKLIPYLQKLKEDKQDIIQGDLTSLGDVVECLCRPYARTSEMQDFVESCKSERTISASDLLEHPFLRQLLFQDVLRNNQDHQRQVHNLAQPEKSHLSMIPAYMNTSLSGEKSRLQTEFEVLSYIGKGAYGDVIKVRNILDNRQYAIKRILLPARRKQFYKKMTREVQVLSRLNHENVVRYFNSWVEKVNPDDEIYQRVESSCDWSLSTGSARPRVATQVAKKNSEINSDWVIDSSSSSEDDDDDDDNGRSDGIEFVDSNGEVATYESFSDVEAAANEKERRSATPGLPMDMLYMYIQMEFCEKSTLRTAIDANLYLDVERVWRLFREIAEGLFHIHQQGMIHRDLKPVNIFLDSRDQVKIGDFGLATTSILALQNQQQERIAQSQQIKSLDMGNSLTGKVGTALYVAPELTGNASKSTYNQKVDLYSLGIILFEMSTQPLETGMERVTTLMELRSDSIRFPESMLTDDNYTQRVQVIRWLLNHDPSERPTAEELLASELIPSARLEANEVEEIIRNVVSQPQSRNYKHLMAHCFAQQTKMIDDLSYHLDMVSILPRFDYIKAKIVELFRKHGAIEIVTPLLTPYTQSTARDDTVKLLTHSGSIVTLPDDLRTPLIRYVALQGIKFKRLYAVGRVYREKKAFNFHPKQVHECAFDIVTPYRGSLLVDAEIIFIAHDIMRELEMLDQQRGIFFRINHISLLRAMLVYCNVPEKKYKELFELMLDFLDKKISRFQLEASVNSQITQLGVNINTGFLNEALLIQLSLEQVDGFLRTLTRGKGEAAKEAKVAHRELETVVSLVQSMGVQCPIYVCPGLPINYEIAKNGGIVWQLIGALKAKKKNPWTTIAVGGRYDSKLSDYLNSGVNAPTNVISGAGFSLQLDKLVNAIDLPKSCVDTEAMICVTGSRPPLKEAVQILRSCWSHGIKTNLLEGVLPIEESAEKAGAKLVVILGEGGELRVRTRDHNRFQERHVNRPELISYMLRILRPDPAVNDVSVALLNTSLTSTSSTKSIPLTSQQSQNNSSRSLDLIFLTSVKYNSNKKKRYVNQVEHKLSPVLAKFQRKEKISIIMVDLPNDPLRSLIGLLDPSKYANQDESYSHSAELAALTDRYPKHKHNISEIYNEIVDIFSKNKTMPIVGVYSVLDSFCRLIL; via the exons ATGGCCTCCAGTAACAACACTGTCGAAAGGAAGGAAACCTACCGCGAGCGTCAGGAAATCGAACTGGAAGTGATTCGTTCTATCTACGAGAGCCAAGTGGAAGATTTACGGTCCCCTGAAGGCAAATGGCGCCCACTGGAAGTACGACTCCATTTAACACCGCAAAAAGGATCCGAGTGCGAAGCTTACGTGAGGACGGACCTCCACATAAGTTGCCCAAAAAATTACCCAAAATA CCCACCAAAAATCGAACTGGAAAACACGGTCGGTCTATCGACCACATTGGTAAACGAACTGCTGGAACTGCTGAAGCAGCAAGCTGACAAATTAAAGGGGGAAGTTATGATCTACGAGCTGATCAACGTTGTTGAGAGCTTCCTTCATCAATACAACGTACCACCAAAAGGTAGCTTTTATGATGAAATGTTAGCCAACCAAAAGCGCTTGGCAATGGATCGGCAGAACACCTTGAAAGCTGAGGAAGACCAACGCCGGCAAGAAGTGCAAAGCGAGCTGCAAAAACGAAAGAAGGAGCTCGCGCGAACGAGGAAAGAATCTAAGCATAGTATTACCGAAGCAAGTCCGCTACATCGGAACACCAGCTCCTCGGAAAACAGCGAAGGAAGCAGCTTTAATGGGTCGTGCAATATTTGTCCGAACCCCCGTAGAAGCGAGACATTGTTTTGCCGTGACGGAAGAAAAATAGTGAAAGGTGCATGCTTGGGCCACTCCCAGGACGGTTGCGTTGCTTACAGCGGAATAGACATTCAGACGGGACAACTGCTCTACCTGACCGAGTGGAAGGTGGACCTAAATGAAGATGGCAACATAGCAAGCGGAAAAACGCCAGACGAATTTGTTGCCGGCATTGAGAAGCTAGCAGCCGGACTGGTGCCGCTGAAACATAAAAACATAATTTCCTACGAGGGTGTTGTCTGTAAAATAGGGAACGATTCGATCGATATATTTGTGGCTCAAGATTTTATTCTCGGAACCAGTGTGTTTGCTTTAACCGGAGCACTAGGATGGAGCGTCCAAGGCGCTAGTATGGTAGCTAAGGGGATATTAGAGGCACTCATATATCTACATAACAATGGAGTCTCACACGATGGCCTGTCCGACTCGAACGTATTCTTAGACAACTCCGGGTGTATTAGGGTAGCAGCCTTCAAACTGATCCCGTACCTTCAGAAACTTAAAGAAGATAAGCAGGACATCATCCAAGGCGATCTTACGTCGCTTGGAGATGTCGTTGAATGCTTATGCAGGCCATATGCCCGAACCTCCGAGATGCAAGATTTCGTCGAAAGCTGTAAATCTGAGCGAACCATATCAGCTTCAGATCTTCTTGAACACCCCTTCCTTCGGCAGTTACTTTTCCAAGATGTCCTTCGAAACAACCAGGACCACCAAAGGCAGGTCCACAATCTAGCGCAGCCGGAAAAATCCCACCTTTCGATGATTCCAGCCTACATGAATACCTCACTTAGCGGGGAGAAATCACGGCTGCAAACGGAGTTCGAAGTTCTGTCTTACATCGGCAAGGGTGCTTACGGTGATGTGATCAAAGTTCGCAACATTCTGGACAACCGACAGTACGCGATTAAGCGTATTTTGTTGCCGGCACGACGTAaacaattttataaaaagaTGACCCGTGAGGTGCAAGTTCTATCCCGACTGAACCATGAAAACGTGGTCCGTTACTTCAACAGTTGGGTCGAAAAGGTTAATCCGGATGATGAAATCTACCAGCGGGTAGAATCGAGCTGTGATTGGTCACTAAGTACCGGAAGCGCACGTCCACGTGTTGCGACTCAGGTGGCGAAAAAGAACAGTGAAATCAATTCAGACTGGGTCATTGAttcaagcagcagcagcgaggacgatgatgacgacgacgacaacggcaGATCCGATGGGATAGAATTTGTAGATTCCAATGGCGAAGTGGCAACCTACGAAAGCTTCAGCGACGTGGAAGCTGCGGCAAATGAAAAAGAACGACGCAGTGCGACGCCTGGCCTTCCAATGGATATGCTTTACATGTACATTCAGATGGAGTTTTGCGAAAAGAGTACCCTTAG aaCCGCCATCGATGCCAACCTCTACTTAGATGTTGAGCGAGTTTGGCGCCTATTCCGGGAGATCGCTGAAGGTCTTTTTCACATCCACCAGCAGGGAATGATCCATCGTGATCTGAAACCGGTAAATATCTTTCTTGACTCCCGCGATCAAGTCAAAATCGGTGATTTCGGACTGGCAACTACCAGTATTCTGGCGCTGCAGAATCAACAGCAAG AGCGCATAGCCCAAAGTCAACAGATCAAATCCTTAGATATGGGTAACTCACTGACTGGCAAAGTGGGAACGGCACTGTACGTAGCCCCTGAACTAACTGGCAACGCCTCAAAGTCCACCTACAACCAAAAGGTCGATCTCTACTCGCTTGGCATAATACTATTCGAAATGAGCACTCAGCCGCTTGAAACCGGAATGGAAAGAGTGACAACGCTAATGGAGCTCCGATCGGATTCCATTCGTTTCCCGGAATCAATGCTCACTGACGACAACTACACGCAGCGAGTCCAGGTCATTCGTTGGCTGCTCAACCACGACCCTAGCGAGCGACCAACGGCCGAAGAGCTGCTCGCATCGGAACTAATTCCATCAGCTCGTCTGGAGGCAAACGAAGTTGAGGAAATTATTCGCAATGTAGTTTCCCAACCACAATCGCGCAACTACAAACATCTGATGGCTCACTGTTTTGCACAGCAAACCAAAATGATCGACGACCTAAGCTACCACCTAGATATGGTATCGATACTCCCCCGTTTCGACTACATAAAAGCGAAAATCGTCGAATTGTTTAGAAAACACGGTGCAATCGAAATCGTAACTCCACTATTGACGCCCTACACTCAATCAACTGCACGTGACGACACAGTTAAACTCCTAACTCATTCGGGGAGTATCGTGACCTTGCCGGACGATTTGCGAACACCGTTAATACGCTATGTTGCTCTGCAAGGAATAAAATTCAAGCGACTTTATGCGGTTGGTAGAGTTTATCGAGAGAAAAAGGCTTTCAATTTTCACCCGAAACAAGTGCACGAATGTGCGTTCGACATCGTCACTCCTTACCGAGGTAGTTTGTTAGTCGACGCAGAAATAATCTTTATAGCACACGATATTATGCGGGAACTAGAAATGCTCGACCAACAGCGAGGCATATTCTTCCGTATCAATCACATTAGTCTGTTACGGGCAATGCTTGTATACTGTAATGTTCCTGAAAAAAAGTACAAAGAACTGTTCGAACTTATGCTGGACtttctcgataaaaaaatttCCCGGTTCCAATTAGAGGCGTCGGTAAACAGTCAAATAACTCAGTTAGGTGTCAACATTAACACCGGTTTTTTAAATGAAGCACTCCTAATACAGCTCTCGCTGGAACAAGTTGATGGGTTCTTGAGGACATTGACCCGAGGTAAAGGAGAAGCAGCCAAGGAGGCTAAGGTGGCACACAGGGAACTGGAAACGGTCGTTTCCCTTGTTCAGAGCATGGGCGTGCAATGTCCGATATACGTCTGCCCGGGCCTACCAATCAACTATGAAATTGCAAAGAACGGAGGCATTGTATGGCAGCTAATTGGGGCACTAAAAGCGAAAAAGAAGAATCCATGGACCACGATAGCCGTGGGAGGACGGTATGATTCCAAGCTATCGGATTATCT aAATTCGGGGGTTAATGCTCCCACAAATGTAATCAGTGGAGCCGGTTTCAGTTTGCAGCTGGATAAATTAGTTAATGCCATCGACTTACCGAAAAGTTGTGTGGACACAGAAGCAATGATTTGTGTTACCGGATCTAGACCTCCGCTGAAGGAAGCCGTTCAAATACTTCGTTCATGTTGGTCTCACGGTATCAAGACCAATCTACTGGAGGGCGTTTTGCCGATTGAAGAATCGGCCGAGAAAGCTGGAGCAAAGCTGGTGGTCATACTTGGTGAGGGTGGCGAACTGCGAGTTCGCACACGAGACCACAATCGCTTCCAAGAGCGGCACGTGAACCGACCAGAACTGATCAGCTACATGCTGAGGATCCTTCGACCTGATCCTGCAGTAAACGACGTATCGGTAGCACTACTGAACACATCATTGACAAGCACCAGTTCAACCAAAA
- the LOC128734919 gene encoding eIF-2-alpha kinase GCN2 isoform X2, with the protein MIYELINVVESFLHQYNVPPKGSFYDEMLANQKRLAMDRQNTLKAEEDQRRQEVQSELQKRKKELARTRKESKHSITEASPLHRNTSSSENSEGSSFNGSCNICPNPRRSETLFCRDGRKIVKGACLGHSQDGCVAYSGIDIQTGQLLYLTEWKVDLNEDGNIASGKTPDEFVAGIEKLAAGLVPLKHKNIISYEGVVCKIGNDSIDIFVAQDFILGTSVFALTGALGWSVQGASMVAKGILEALIYLHNNGVSHDGLSDSNVFLDNSGCIRVAAFKLIPYLQKLKEDKQDIIQGDLTSLGDVVECLCRPYARTSEMQDFVESCKSERTISASDLLEHPFLRQLLFQDVLRNNQDHQRQVHNLAQPEKSHLSMIPAYMNTSLSGEKSRLQTEFEVLSYIGKGAYGDVIKVRNILDNRQYAIKRILLPARRKQFYKKMTREVQVLSRLNHENVVRYFNSWVEKVNPDDEIYQRVESSCDWSLSTGSARPRVATQVAKKNSEINSDWVIDSSSSSEDDDDDDDNGRSDGIEFVDSNGEVATYESFSDVEAAANEKERRSATPGLPMDMLYMYIQMEFCEKSTLRTAIDANLYLDVERVWRLFREIAEGLFHIHQQGMIHRDLKPVNIFLDSRDQVKIGDFGLATTSILALQNQQQERIAQSQQIKSLDMGNSLTGKVGTALYVAPELTGNASKSTYNQKVDLYSLGIILFEMSTQPLETGMERVTTLMELRSDSIRFPESMLTDDNYTQRVQVIRWLLNHDPSERPTAEELLASELIPSARLEANEVEEIIRNVVSQPQSRNYKHLMAHCFAQQTKMIDDLSYHLDMVSILPRFDYIKAKIVELFRKHGAIEIVTPLLTPYTQSTARDDTVKLLTHSGSIVTLPDDLRTPLIRYVALQGIKFKRLYAVGRVYREKKAFNFHPKQVHECAFDIVTPYRGSLLVDAEIIFIAHDIMRELEMLDQQRGIFFRINHISLLRAMLVYCNVPEKKYKELFELMLDFLDKKISRFQLEASVNSQITQLGVNINTGFLNEALLIQLSLEQVDGFLRTLTRGKGEAAKEAKVAHRELETVVSLVQSMGVQCPIYVCPGLPINYEIAKNGGIVWQLIGALKAKKKNPWTTIAVGGRYDSKLSDYLNSGVNAPTNVISGAGFSLQLDKLVNAIDLPKSCVDTEAMICVTGSRPPLKEAVQILRSCWSHGIKTNLLEGVLPIEESAEKAGAKLVVILGEGGELRVRTRDHNRFQERHVNRPELISYMLRILRPDPAVNDVSVALLNTSLTSTSSTKSIPLTSQQSQNNSSRSLDLIFLTSVKYNSNKKKRYVNQVEHKLSPVLAKFQRKEKISIIMVDLPNDPLRSLIGLLDPSKYANQDESYSHSAELAALTDRYPKHKHNISEIYNEIVDIFSKNKTMPIVGVYSVLDSFCRLIL; encoded by the exons ATGATCTACGAGCTGATCAACGTTGTTGAGAGCTTCCTTCATCAATACAACGTACCACCAAAAGGTAGCTTTTATGATGAAATGTTAGCCAACCAAAAGCGCTTGGCAATGGATCGGCAGAACACCTTGAAAGCTGAGGAAGACCAACGCCGGCAAGAAGTGCAAAGCGAGCTGCAAAAACGAAAGAAGGAGCTCGCGCGAACGAGGAAAGAATCTAAGCATAGTATTACCGAAGCAAGTCCGCTACATCGGAACACCAGCTCCTCGGAAAACAGCGAAGGAAGCAGCTTTAATGGGTCGTGCAATATTTGTCCGAACCCCCGTAGAAGCGAGACATTGTTTTGCCGTGACGGAAGAAAAATAGTGAAAGGTGCATGCTTGGGCCACTCCCAGGACGGTTGCGTTGCTTACAGCGGAATAGACATTCAGACGGGACAACTGCTCTACCTGACCGAGTGGAAGGTGGACCTAAATGAAGATGGCAACATAGCAAGCGGAAAAACGCCAGACGAATTTGTTGCCGGCATTGAGAAGCTAGCAGCCGGACTGGTGCCGCTGAAACATAAAAACATAATTTCCTACGAGGGTGTTGTCTGTAAAATAGGGAACGATTCGATCGATATATTTGTGGCTCAAGATTTTATTCTCGGAACCAGTGTGTTTGCTTTAACCGGAGCACTAGGATGGAGCGTCCAAGGCGCTAGTATGGTAGCTAAGGGGATATTAGAGGCACTCATATATCTACATAACAATGGAGTCTCACACGATGGCCTGTCCGACTCGAACGTATTCTTAGACAACTCCGGGTGTATTAGGGTAGCAGCCTTCAAACTGATCCCGTACCTTCAGAAACTTAAAGAAGATAAGCAGGACATCATCCAAGGCGATCTTACGTCGCTTGGAGATGTCGTTGAATGCTTATGCAGGCCATATGCCCGAACCTCCGAGATGCAAGATTTCGTCGAAAGCTGTAAATCTGAGCGAACCATATCAGCTTCAGATCTTCTTGAACACCCCTTCCTTCGGCAGTTACTTTTCCAAGATGTCCTTCGAAACAACCAGGACCACCAAAGGCAGGTCCACAATCTAGCGCAGCCGGAAAAATCCCACCTTTCGATGATTCCAGCCTACATGAATACCTCACTTAGCGGGGAGAAATCACGGCTGCAAACGGAGTTCGAAGTTCTGTCTTACATCGGCAAGGGTGCTTACGGTGATGTGATCAAAGTTCGCAACATTCTGGACAACCGACAGTACGCGATTAAGCGTATTTTGTTGCCGGCACGACGTAaacaattttataaaaagaTGACCCGTGAGGTGCAAGTTCTATCCCGACTGAACCATGAAAACGTGGTCCGTTACTTCAACAGTTGGGTCGAAAAGGTTAATCCGGATGATGAAATCTACCAGCGGGTAGAATCGAGCTGTGATTGGTCACTAAGTACCGGAAGCGCACGTCCACGTGTTGCGACTCAGGTGGCGAAAAAGAACAGTGAAATCAATTCAGACTGGGTCATTGAttcaagcagcagcagcgaggacgatgatgacgacgacgacaacggcaGATCCGATGGGATAGAATTTGTAGATTCCAATGGCGAAGTGGCAACCTACGAAAGCTTCAGCGACGTGGAAGCTGCGGCAAATGAAAAAGAACGACGCAGTGCGACGCCTGGCCTTCCAATGGATATGCTTTACATGTACATTCAGATGGAGTTTTGCGAAAAGAGTACCCTTAG aaCCGCCATCGATGCCAACCTCTACTTAGATGTTGAGCGAGTTTGGCGCCTATTCCGGGAGATCGCTGAAGGTCTTTTTCACATCCACCAGCAGGGAATGATCCATCGTGATCTGAAACCGGTAAATATCTTTCTTGACTCCCGCGATCAAGTCAAAATCGGTGATTTCGGACTGGCAACTACCAGTATTCTGGCGCTGCAGAATCAACAGCAAG AGCGCATAGCCCAAAGTCAACAGATCAAATCCTTAGATATGGGTAACTCACTGACTGGCAAAGTGGGAACGGCACTGTACGTAGCCCCTGAACTAACTGGCAACGCCTCAAAGTCCACCTACAACCAAAAGGTCGATCTCTACTCGCTTGGCATAATACTATTCGAAATGAGCACTCAGCCGCTTGAAACCGGAATGGAAAGAGTGACAACGCTAATGGAGCTCCGATCGGATTCCATTCGTTTCCCGGAATCAATGCTCACTGACGACAACTACACGCAGCGAGTCCAGGTCATTCGTTGGCTGCTCAACCACGACCCTAGCGAGCGACCAACGGCCGAAGAGCTGCTCGCATCGGAACTAATTCCATCAGCTCGTCTGGAGGCAAACGAAGTTGAGGAAATTATTCGCAATGTAGTTTCCCAACCACAATCGCGCAACTACAAACATCTGATGGCTCACTGTTTTGCACAGCAAACCAAAATGATCGACGACCTAAGCTACCACCTAGATATGGTATCGATACTCCCCCGTTTCGACTACATAAAAGCGAAAATCGTCGAATTGTTTAGAAAACACGGTGCAATCGAAATCGTAACTCCACTATTGACGCCCTACACTCAATCAACTGCACGTGACGACACAGTTAAACTCCTAACTCATTCGGGGAGTATCGTGACCTTGCCGGACGATTTGCGAACACCGTTAATACGCTATGTTGCTCTGCAAGGAATAAAATTCAAGCGACTTTATGCGGTTGGTAGAGTTTATCGAGAGAAAAAGGCTTTCAATTTTCACCCGAAACAAGTGCACGAATGTGCGTTCGACATCGTCACTCCTTACCGAGGTAGTTTGTTAGTCGACGCAGAAATAATCTTTATAGCACACGATATTATGCGGGAACTAGAAATGCTCGACCAACAGCGAGGCATATTCTTCCGTATCAATCACATTAGTCTGTTACGGGCAATGCTTGTATACTGTAATGTTCCTGAAAAAAAGTACAAAGAACTGTTCGAACTTATGCTGGACtttctcgataaaaaaatttCCCGGTTCCAATTAGAGGCGTCGGTAAACAGTCAAATAACTCAGTTAGGTGTCAACATTAACACCGGTTTTTTAAATGAAGCACTCCTAATACAGCTCTCGCTGGAACAAGTTGATGGGTTCTTGAGGACATTGACCCGAGGTAAAGGAGAAGCAGCCAAGGAGGCTAAGGTGGCACACAGGGAACTGGAAACGGTCGTTTCCCTTGTTCAGAGCATGGGCGTGCAATGTCCGATATACGTCTGCCCGGGCCTACCAATCAACTATGAAATTGCAAAGAACGGAGGCATTGTATGGCAGCTAATTGGGGCACTAAAAGCGAAAAAGAAGAATCCATGGACCACGATAGCCGTGGGAGGACGGTATGATTCCAAGCTATCGGATTATCT aAATTCGGGGGTTAATGCTCCCACAAATGTAATCAGTGGAGCCGGTTTCAGTTTGCAGCTGGATAAATTAGTTAATGCCATCGACTTACCGAAAAGTTGTGTGGACACAGAAGCAATGATTTGTGTTACCGGATCTAGACCTCCGCTGAAGGAAGCCGTTCAAATACTTCGTTCATGTTGGTCTCACGGTATCAAGACCAATCTACTGGAGGGCGTTTTGCCGATTGAAGAATCGGCCGAGAAAGCTGGAGCAAAGCTGGTGGTCATACTTGGTGAGGGTGGCGAACTGCGAGTTCGCACACGAGACCACAATCGCTTCCAAGAGCGGCACGTGAACCGACCAGAACTGATCAGCTACATGCTGAGGATCCTTCGACCTGATCCTGCAGTAAACGACGTATCGGTAGCACTACTGAACACATCATTGACAAGCACCAGTTCAACCAAAA